From a region of the Etheostoma cragini isolate CJK2018 chromosome 20, CSU_Ecrag_1.0, whole genome shotgun sequence genome:
- the ccdc177 gene encoding coiled-coil domain-containing protein 177 yields the protein MVDPSEAEEQNKCKGPHLDTSAVATEDPRLPEQAHGATTDEDGDAGFETPPSGSPEQSPCHAASPAGPDASSPGAPPEQPQTQTDRAPSPKLHLDLYNFDSPAAEGSRYVLTSPHSLEACARCGVKPVELLPRPLADFAREAPGRSMRVATGLFEVYEKDRHAKLRQCREERERIVREEKRRILQATVNTSSSVSSSTAEQQHIACSGAAQPPKSGPVTSSTAPDFGASSRATAPGPTSKTGTALLSKTPSSSTSPKSQSSKSASTTSTPSSKGVFQGSAKYPLSSPSEPLKTTRPLSSGPPPVVRKSSGGKSSNTFPRSTPKPPAFPRANSTLASSVTKPAVKSSGSPLNGITGAQFSQHNGHLGLHSKVQGKSHSLESLQRRKDPACSSTSATTTTTTCTSSESGASSSYSWDGPRDNWAKASSPRARTMATFNSLMGRSLSLGDLSHSLQTTQKVERIVKEVRRRGLKAVSERDRKIAALMLARYQEEDIMSQTRYVAHLQWDSERRMDELRREQEDREKQRAVLQCQRVWQTQVTTRQRRLSQQERQSTAAKIRQAEESEERWRELSEQQERNRLLRLQQAAREEKHKKALQEQNLKALEEERAAMLEQERLLLREKLTMAELKRQEKEHQSQEERRGLNKAEKRRHAALIQEIARREQEEREEARRAAEEKLSRSLENYEQIVERRGQELKEKAKREEKQIQKARKAAEKRERQQQQLLEARVKEAEKRAQQAALVAEERAKEKAQRAVQSRQEKEKLQKLNRQRVEEEEKQRRLELLQSIERKLEKSEQIFKEKRAVLESARSVAQASFHVRDKVREETNMRTFDKMALEAQLKASLNEK from the coding sequence ATGGTCGACCCCTCGGAGGCTGAGGAGCAGAACAAGTGTAAAGGCCCTCACCTTGACACATCAGCCGTGGCCACTGAGGACCCTCGACTGCCAGAACAGGCCCATGGTGCAACAACTGACGAGGATGGGGATGCCGGATTTGAGACGCCGCCGTCCGGCAGTCCTGAACAGAGCCCCTGCCACGCTGCATCCCCGGCGGGGCCAGACGCCTCCTCTCCGGGGGCCCCACCTGAGCAACCACAGACTCAGACTGACAGAGCTCCGTCACCAAAATTGCACCTGGACCTGTACAACTTTGACTCCCCAGCCGCAGAGGGTAGCCGCTACGTGTTGACAAGCCCTCACTCTCTGGAGGCGTGTGCTCGATGTGGGGTCAAACCTGTAGAGCTCCTGCCCCGTCCGCTGGCTGACTTTGCCCGGGAGGCTCCCGGGCGCTCCATGCGTGTTGCGACAGGACTGTTTGAAGTCTACGAGAAGGACAGGCACGCCAAACTCAGGCAGtgcagggaggagagggagaggatcgtccgagaagaaaaaagaagaattctGCAGGCGACAGTCAATACCAGCAGCAGTGTGTCATCCTCCactgcagagcagcagcacatAGCCTGCTCTGGCGCTGCTCAGCCTCCTAAATCTGGGCCGGTGACCTCCAGCACAGCCCCTGATTTCGGAGCATCCTCTAGAGCCACGGCACCAGGTCCAACCTCTAAAACAGGCACAGCTCTTTTATCTAAAACTCCCAGCTCCAGTACCTCCCCTAAATCTCAGTCCTCAAAATCTGCTTCCACAACCTCTACGCCATCCTCCAAGGGTGTTTTCCAAGGATCTGCCAAGTATCCTTTGTCCTCCCCATCTGAGCCATTAAAGACCACACGGCCACTCTCGTCCGGCCCTCCACCAGTAGTCAGGAAGTCCTCAGGCGGTAAATCTTCGAACACTTTCCCCCGATCGACACCAAAACCCCCCGCCTTTCCCAGAGCCAACTCTACATTAGCATCATCAGTGACAAAGCCTGCAGTTAAGAGCTCTGGGTCGCCTCTGAATGGCATAACTGGAGCACAGTTCTCTCAGCACAATGGACATCTTGGCCTTCACTCCAAGGTGCAAGGAAAAAGCCATTCGCTGGAGTCCTTACAGCGTAGGAAGGATCCCGCCTGCTCTTCCACCTCCGCCACCACAACTACTACTACGTGCACCTCATCAGAGTCAGGTGCTTCCTCTTCTTACAGCTGGGACGGTCCACGAGATAACTGGGCCAAAGCCTCTAGTCCTCGAGCTCGCACTATGGCCACTTTCAACTCCCTGATGGGCCGCAGCCTCAGCCTCGGCGACCTGAGCCACTCCCTTCAGACAACGCAGAAGGTTGAGCGCATAGTGAAGGAGGTGAGGCGTCGAGGACTGAAGGCCGTGTCCGAGCGCGACCGCAAGATTGCAGCATTAATGCTTGCCAGATACCAGGAGGAAGACATCATGAGTCAGACTCGCTACGTGGCTCATCTACAGTGGGACAGCGAGCGCCGAATGGACGAGTTACGTCGGGAACAGGAGGACAGGGAGAAGCAGCGCGCGGTGCTCCAGTGCCAGCGGGTGTGGCAGACCCAGGTGACGACCCGCCAGCGAAGACTTAGCCAGCAGGAGCGACAATCGACGGCTGCCAAAATCCGACAGGCGGAGGAAAGCGAGGAGCGGTGGAGGGAGCTCTCGGAGCAGCAGGAGCGCAACCGTTTGCTGAGGTTACAGCAGGCGGCGCGAGAGGAGAAGCATAAGAAAGCCCTGCAGGAGCAGAATCTAAAGgccctggaggaggagagggcgGCCATGCTGGAGCAGGAGAGGCTGCTGCTGAGGGAGAAACTCACCATGGCTGAGCTAAAGAGGCAAGAGAAGGAGCACCAGAGCCAGGAGGAGAGGCGGGGTCTGAACAAAGCGGAGAAGAGACGTCACGCAGCCCTGATACAGGAGATCGCCCGCAgggagcaggaggagagggaggaggccAGGAGGGCAGCGGAGGAGAAGCTCAGTCGCTCCCTGGAGAATTACGAGCAGATAGTTGAGCGTCGGGGGCAGGAGCTGAAAGAAAAGGCCAAGCGTGAGGAGAAACAGATCCAGAAAGCACGCAAAGCTGCAGAGAAGCGagagaggcagcagcagcagcttctggAGGCTCGCGTGAAGGAGGCAGAGAAGCGAGCCCAGCAGGCGGCTCTGGTGGCCGAGGAGAGGGCCAAAGAGAAAGCTCAGCGGGCCGTCCAGAGCCggcaggagaaggagaaacTGCAGAAGCTCAACAGGCAGCGggtggaagaggaagagaagcagagGCGCCTTGAGCTGCTGCAATCCATTGAGAGGAAACTGGAGAAGAGCGAGCAGATCTTCAAGGAAAAGCGAGCGGTGCTGGAGAGCGCTCGCTCGGTGGCCCAAGCCTCTTTTCATGTACGAGACAAAGTGCGGGAGGAGACCAACATGCGTACGTTTGATAAAATGGCCCTCGAAGCTCAACTCAAAGCCAGCCTGAATGAGAAATAA